One Pseudomonadota bacterium DNA window includes the following coding sequences:
- a CDS encoding ATP-grasp domain-containing protein, which yields MPRIFVCEYITGGGLAGEALPVALAAAGDAMVRALLDDLRAVPTVKTATTRDARLASLDPDIETRVISPAGSVWERWEQCIEAADAVWPIAPEAGGVLERLNRCVLDKNRILIGCHPQAVQVTASKFRTARELKRYHIPVPDTVYPNAELPSSDSGWVIKPDDGAGCEETYYFRRAEDVIRSGKWTNESIVQPYIPGIPASLSVLCYDGSHSLLACNAQRIQIASQRLVYSGVAVNALGHRRHEFEELVSRILEAVPGLRGYIGIDLVITESGPIVMEINPRLTEAYVGLRQSLRFNPAAPVVDACMRIPVR from the coding sequence ATGCCGCGCATCTTCGTGTGCGAGTATATTACCGGCGGCGGGCTCGCGGGCGAGGCGCTCCCGGTCGCGCTCGCCGCGGCCGGTGATGCCATGGTACGGGCGCTCCTCGACGATCTCCGCGCGGTCCCCACGGTCAAGACGGCCACCACGCGTGACGCACGTCTCGCATCTTTGGATCCTGACATCGAGACGCGGGTTATTTCGCCTGCGGGATCGGTTTGGGAACGCTGGGAGCAATGTATCGAGGCTGCCGATGCCGTATGGCCGATCGCACCCGAGGCCGGGGGTGTTTTAGAGCGTTTGAACCGCTGCGTGCTCGATAAAAACCGGATCTTGATCGGTTGCCATCCCCAAGCGGTCCAGGTTACGGCGAGCAAGTTTCGCACGGCGCGCGAGCTTAAAAGGTATCATATCCCGGTGCCGGACACGGTATACCCGAACGCAGAATTACCCTCAAGCGATAGCGGTTGGGTAATCAAACCGGACGATGGTGCTGGGTGTGAAGAAACCTATTATTTCCGGCGCGCGGAGGACGTCATCCGTTCCGGAAAGTGGACCAATGAGTCTATTGTTCAGCCGTATATACCCGGGATCCCGGCCAGCCTGAGCGTGCTGTGCTATGATGGCTCGCACAGCTTACTCGCATGCAACGCGCAGCGAATACAGATAGCCAGCCAGCGGCTCGTATATTCCGGCGTGGCGGTAAATGCGCTCGGGCATCGCCGGCATGAGTTCGAGGAATTGGTAAGCCGAATTCTGGAGGCGGTGCCGGGGCTGCGTGGCTATATAGGGATCGACCTCGTGATCACGGAATCGGGTCCTATCGTGATGGAGATCAATCCGCGCCTCACGGAGGCGTACGTAGGTTTGCGGCAGTCTCTGCGGTTTAATCCCGCCGCACCGGTAGTGGATGCCTGTATGCGGATCCCGGTGCGGTAA